A stretch of DNA from Kangiella sediminilitoris:
CCTCAATTACAGCTGGAAGGATTATACTGACGATAGTGACGGTCAGTTTGATTTTGAGCTTTTCGCTGTAGACGTCGATATCACCAAAGGTAAATGGTTTGTCGATTCTCAATTCCGCTTTTACCAAACCTTCAACGCCGTTCACCATGCCGAAGTTGGTTATAACTTTGATGATGATAACCGGCTAGCCGTTGGTGTATCTCAAGTACCTTTTGGTATAAGCCCATACGCCTCACATGGCTGGTGGTTTGGCGGTACTTATTATCTTGGATTTGAAGATGATTATGATACCGGCGCAAAGTGGACTCACACTTCTGGTAACTGGACCTACGATACAGCCTACTTTTTTAATAGTGAGTACGACGACTCCGCTCGTTACGGTCGTTATTCTTTTGATGTTGCCAGCATCGAAGGAAGAGACAACAAAGAGGATGGGCATGGTAACTTTCGTGCTCAATACCAGTGGGGAGATCATGTCATAGGCGGATCTTTACAGGCTGGTAAATTCCGAAACCGTACAACCGGTAAAAAAGGCGAGCATGCTGCTGCAGCGGTTCATTTTGATGGTAACTATGATAGCTGGAATGTACAGTTGCAACATATTTACTACTATTACGAAGACGCTCCAGAGCTTCAGACAGCTGATAATCGAATCGCAATGTCAGCCTTCGACTTTCCTTTCGAAATGGCTTCAGAAGCTAATGTAACCAGCTTCAACATCGCAAAAACATTTGAAGTGGGTAATGAGTTCGTCGATAACGTTGTCTGCTACAACGATTTCACCTACACCGCAACAAGTGATAAACCAGGTTTAACAGACTCAATACAGAATGTTACGGGGTGCACTTTAATTAAAAATGGACTTTATACTTATATCGACTGGATTGCCGGTAAAAACATGTGGTTTGCCGGAGGCCCGGGTATCGGTGTTTATGACGGTCCTGAAAAATGGCATTCACGTTTAAATATTAATATTGGTTATTATTTCTAAGGGGGATTCATGAGCGAGACTGAAAAGTCAGAACAGACGCCACAAAACCCACTGCATGAGAAATACGATGCTGATCACGAGGTCGGTGAACATAACGTTGAAGTACTGGGTATGGATCTCCATAACCCAGTATTTTTCGTCTCAGCATTCTTTGTGGTTTTCTTCGTTGTATTAACGTTATTATTTCCTGATAAGTCTGGTGAGTATTACCAGGCAGCCCGAAACTGGTCGACTGATAATTTCGACTGGTTATTTATGATTAGCGGTAATATTTTTGTATTATTCTGTATTGGCCTGCTTTTATCACCGTATGGTCGAATAAGGATCGGCGGTAAAGCGGCTAAACCAGAGTTCTCCATTTTATCCTGGTTTGCTATGTTATTTGCGGCCGGTATGGGGATTGGACTCATGTTTTTCGGTGTTGCAGAACCAGTCGGCTACTTCACAAGTGACAGCGCCTCAACTCCGTTTAACGTACCACCCGGCACTCCAGACTCTCAAAGTACTGCCATGGGTGCGACCATGTTCCACTGGGGACTACACCCCTGGGGCATTTATGCAGTTGTTGGTCTTTCATTAGCGTTCTTCGCCTATAACTGTAACTTGCCGCTAACCATTCGTTCTACTTTCTACCCTCTTTTGGGAGACAGAGTATGGGGGACAACCGGTAATATCATTGATACGGTAGCTGTGCTGGCTACAATCTTTGGTTTGGCAACTTCTCTAGGCCTTGGTGCCAGTCAGGCTGCCGCAGGTCTACACTTTCTATATGAAGATATTCCAAATACCATCACCACTCAGCTGGCGATAATATTTGGGGTTACTGTGATAGCTATTTTCTCAGTTGTTCGTGGTATTGAAGGTGGCGTAAGAGTACTTAGTAACCTTAATATGTCATTAGCTGCCATATTGATGATCTTTGTATTCATCGCAAGCTCAACCACACTTCTACTGGGTGGTTTTGGCTCAACCTTTATGAGCTACGTTGAAAACATCATTCCTTTGAGTAACTGGATTGGTCGTGAAGATCAGGGCTTTTATAAAGGCTGGACGATCTTCTACTGGGCTTGGTGGATATCGTGGTCACCATTTGTTGGTATGTTTATTGCACGTGTTTCAAAAGGCCGTACCGTAAGACAGTTCATTTCAGCTGTGCTCGTGATACCGACTCTGCTTACCGTTGTCTGGATGACTGTTTTTGGACGATCAGGTATTGAGCAGGTTAAAGGTGAAGTAGGTAAACTGGCAGACGGTATCAGTGATAGCTCACTGGCTTTATTCCAGATGCTGGAAAATCTGCCTTTAACAACGATCACATCAGCAATTGCAATCATTTTAGTATTGGTGTTCTTCATCACTTCATCAGACTCAGGTTCTCTGGTGATTGATAGCATTACAGCTGGCGGTAAACTTGACGCACCTGTGACTCAACGAGTTTTCTGGGCTACGATGGAAGGTGTCATTGCGGCGGTACTTCTCTTTGGAGGCGGCGCAAAAGCTTTAAGTGCCCTTCAGGCGGCAGCTATTACTGTCGGTCTCCCCTTCTCAGTTGTGTTGCTATTGATGTGTGTGAGTTTATTTATGGGCCTCAGAGCCGCTTATAACCTTAACTATAAAAGAAAGACCAAAGTTTAGAGTGAGCTAAAAATAAAAAAGCCCCTGTTTGGGGCTTTTTTTTAATATTAGGTAAAGATTGTAACTACACGATACAAGCGTACTTAATATCCAAATAGTCACTAATACCGTACTTGGAACCCTCACGGCCCATTCCAGACTCTTTAACGCCGCCGAATGGCGCCATTTCATTCGAGAGCATTCCTGTATTTATTCCTATCATACCCGTTTCAATGTCTTTAATAAGACGCTTTATCCGGTGTCTATCTTCGGTATAGGCGTAAGCGGCAAGCCCAACAGGAACACTGTTAGCAGCAGAAATCACCTCATCGTCGTCACTAAATGAGATCAAAGTGATGACCGGGCCAAAGATTTCTTCCTTAGCAATATCCATGTCCGTGGTTACCTTGCTTAAAATGGTTGGTTGCACGATATTTTCAAATTCTTTACTCACACCTCCACCGACCAAAACTTCAGCACCTTCTTCGGCAGCACTTTTTATCAACCCTAACGCCTTATCAATCCCTTTCTGGTTAATAAGAGGAGTGATTTCAACGCCTTTCGTTAACCCGTTTCCTAGGGTTAGTGCTGAGACTTTATTTCCTAGTTCTTTGACAAACTCTTCATACAAATCTTCATGAACAAAGACTCTATTTGCACAAACGCAAGTCTGTCCCGAGTTTCTAAACTTACTAGCCATTAGCCCATCAACAGCATCCTCAAGGTTTGCATCATCAAATACGATAAATGGTGCATTACCTCCCAGCTCCATAGTAACTTTCTGTACATTATCAGCTGATTGAGCAATTAATGTTTTACCAACGGCAGTAGATCCAGTGAACGAAATTTTTCTAACTAAAGGACTGGATGTGAGCACTTTTCCAATGTCACTCGAACTGGTTGTTGGCAGGATATTGATTACGCCATCAGGAATTCCTGCTTTTTGCGCCAGGTCAGCCATTGCCAATGCGGATAAAGGTGTTTCAGAAGCTGGCTTTATGACTACTGTACAACCTGCTGCTAGAGCTGGTGCAACCTTTCTGGCAATCATCGCCTGTGGGAAATTCCAGGGAGTAATGATACCTACTACGCCAACTGGTAACTTATGCACCTGAATATCTTTATTACCATCAGGAGAAGGTATTAGGTCACCGTTAATCCTTAATGCTTCTTCAGAAAACCATTTAATGTAAGAAGCACCATATAGAATTTCTCCTTTTGCTTCCTCTAAGGGTTTGCCCTGTTCAATGGTTAAAAGTTCTGCTAACTCATCAGCATGATCAATGGTCAGTTTATACCAGGATAAAAGTAGCTCTGATCGTTCCTTTGCAGTTGTGGTTTTCCAGCTTTCAAAAGCTGTTGCAGCGGCATCAATAGCTTGTTCGGCATGATTCTCAGTACAGTCTGCAACCGATGCTATTACACCGTTATCAAAAGGATTATCTACATTGAAAGTATTATCCGTAGATATCCATTCACCATTGATAAATGCCTGTTCTTTCAATAATTCTTTATTCATATCCAAAAAAAAATGGCTCCGTGATAGAAGCCATCTTAACGAACATTGGAATTTTTTCAAAAGAACCAATCGTGATATTTGTATTTCAAATGACTTACATCCTTTCAAGCGTTTCAATTCCAAGTAACTCTAAACCCATTTCAAGTTGCTTCAGGCAAATTGAGGATAATTGAAGCAGACTGGCACGCTTGGCGTCATCTGGCTCTTTGAGGATGTGCTGTTTCTGATAAAAAGAACTAAACTCCTGAGCCAAGTTATATAAATGCTCACATAAGAAATGTGGTGCTCTTTTTTCGATAGTCTTATCCAAAGCAGAATTAAACTCCAGAAGTTTAAAGGTTAATCCCTTTTCATTATCAGAAGTAGATAACAGGTCGCCTGGAACCGCATCAATATCAGCTGCTTTACGCAAAATTGATTTTATACGGGCCACTTGCATCAACAAATATGGGCCTGTTTTTCCTTCAAATTCACTAAACTTTTCTAAATCAAAGATGTAATCCTTGATACGGAAGTTTCTTAGATCGGCAAATTTTAACGTTGAAATTGCAACCTTATGAGCAATTTCATCCTTTTCCTCATCTTCAAAGTCCTTACCAAAGTTCGACTCAGCAAGTTTTTTATGAGCTTCATCTTTAGCCATTTGAATTAAGTCATGTAATTTCATGACTCCACCACTACGGGTTTTAAATGGCTTTCCATCTTTGCCATTAACAGTACCGAAATAGGTGTGTTCATACTGGGTCTTTTCGTTCATACCCATTAGGTCAGCTGCGGCAAACACTTGCTTAAAGTGCTGTTGCTGACGACCATCAACCACATATAGAACAATCTGTGCATGGTCATCATAAACACGCTCATAAAGTGTAGCCAAGTCAGTTGTACCGTACATTACAGCACCATCTGATTTACGCAAAATAAGCGGAGGCATGACTTTCTCACCCTGGTCGTCGACAAAAGGAACGATTAAGGCCCCCTGGTCTTTTATGGAAATTCCTTTTTCATCCAGTTCTTCTAGAATTTTAGGGATAAACGGGTCTGCATCACTTTCCCCTTTCCATAGATCAAAAGAAACACCTAGCTCGCCATAGTCTCGTTTCAAGGTAGCGATGGAAACGTTTACAAAATGCTGCCATAAGGCTCGATACCCCTCTCTGCCATTCTGCAACTCAAGTGTGGCCTGTCTCGCTTTCTCGGCGGCTTCTTCATCTGTCTTACATAAACCCGACTCTTCAGGATAGATTGTCTCAAGATCCTGAATAGTGACCGGAGACTCCTCGGGGTAAGGTCCAGTAAAATCTTTATCAAAATAAGGCAAATCAGGTTGGCGCTTTTTTAAGCCTTCAATCAGCATGCCCATCTGAGTACCCCAGTCGCCCAGATGTGCATCAGAGACAACATTGTATCCTTTGAAGCGGAAAATCCTTTGTAGCGAGTCACCGATAATAGCTGTACGTAAATGCCCTACATGCATAGACTTCGCAACGTTTGGCCCACCAAAATCTATCATAACCTTGGTATCTGCCAAATTTTCGTGGCAACCGAAGGTATTATCCTGACTGGAAGTTGTTAGTTTTTCCGCTAAATAGTCTTCATGTAGGAAAACGTTTATAAAGCCTGGGCGAACAACATCAATGTTTTTCACGATATCGTTATCCGGCAGTGACGCTACCACTTTTTCAGCGGTGACAAATGGATTTCCGGCACCCTGCTTCGCTGCTGCCATGGCACCATTACATTGAAAATCACCCAGCTCTGGTCTAGAGCAGCGCACAGTTCCCCCGAAATCGAATGATAAATCGTTTGCTTCAAATGCCTGACCAAAAAGTTGGCTTAAATCTTGTTCAATGGTGGTTAACATGGCTTAACTTCTTAATGTGTAAAGAGAATGAGGTTCAAAAAACTGCCGGCATTATACTAAAATCCATAGCAGAATTGCTATGGTAGCGGGCATTAATCATCGATTTGACAGGTTATTACTAAAAAGAGGAGCCTGGCTGCTGTAAAAACTCCAGCTCTTCCGCTGTTGACTGTCTGTTTAAAGCATCATTACGGTGAGGATAGCGGCCAAATCTATCAATAATGGCCTTATGCTTGAGCTCGAAGTCATATCCATAATCATCACCAAGCTGAGAGAACAAGCGGACAGCATGTTGGTGTATCAGCTTAGACTCACTATGCATGAACGGTAAATATAAAAATTGCCTCTCGACCTGGCTTAGCCGTGCATCATAGCCTTTATCAATTGCAACCTGAGATAGTGTCAGTGCCTGGCCATCGTACCTGAAGGCTTCCGCCGAGCCTCTGTAAATATTTCTGGAAAACTGATCAAGCACGATAATTTCCGCTAAGCTGCCCTCGGGAGTATCACGCCATTCGTAATATTCTCCCTGACTGACCTTTTTATGAAGCTCACCAAAGCGTTCACTGATAGTTAGATCCAGTTCTTTATCTTTCTGCCACCACTGTTTAGGTTCTAAAGTCTCAAACCAAAAACCAAGTACATCTCCGGCGTTCATACCAGCCGCTCTTTTATTTCACTCAACAGATTGTCACTGGCAGTTTCAATCATATTGAGTACTTTGGTAAACCCTTCGGCACCGCCATAATAAGGATCAGGGACTTCTTCTATTTCTAGTTCAGGTGCATAGTCACGTATAAACAGCTTTAATTTATCATCATAACCATTTGTTTTTAATAGAGATAAATTGTGATAATTCTCTAAATCCATGGCGATGACCAAGTCAAAGTCAACGAAATCTGTAGCTTGAGCCTTCCGGGAGCGAATATAGGATAAATCGTATCCAGCCTTACGCGCTTCTTGCTGTGAGCGCTGGTCGGGGGCTTCACCCACATGGAAGGCGCTGGTTCCAGCTGAATCAACTTTGACCAGGTGATCCAGGCCAGCCTCATTGACTTTATGCTGGAATACACCTTCGGCTGTAGGTGAACGGCAAATATTGCCTAGACAAACAAAAAGTACAGAAAATTGAGACATCACTTATTCCTCATAGCTGATGTTTTCGATAATAACTATTCGCTGCGCTCAAGTCTTCCTCTGTATCAACACCAAGTCCTGGCACCTCTTGTGCTGTCTCAACATGAATATGGTAGCCATTAGCAAGCACCCGAAGTTGCTCTAACGACTCTAGACGCTCTATATCCGCTGGTTGCATCTCTACGTATTGCTTTAGAAAACCAGCTCTGTAGGCGTAGATGCCAATATGTCTTTCGCAGCTCTGCAAAGACGCCACCTTATGGTTTTCAAAACTCCCTCTCTGCCATGGTATTGCCGCCCTTGAAAAGTATAGAGCCTTGCCACTATTTGCTGCTACAACCTTAACTATATTAGAGTTAAATATATCGCCTTCATCGGTAACGGGTGTACTAAGTGTCGACATTACACAATCAGTGTGATGACTTAAGTTTTCGGCTACCTGGCTGATGTTTTCTGGGGAAATGAAAGGCTCGTCACCTTGCACATTGACCACAATTTCATCGTCACCCAGCCCTTCGATTTTACAGACCTCAGCAAGTCGATCACTACCAGATAAATGATCATCACGCGTCATACAGACATAACCACCAAAGGAAATAACAGCATCCTCAATTCTCTTATCATCAGTAGCTACAATGACTTTATCGGCACCCGATAATAAAGCTCTTTCATACACATGCTGAACCATCGGCTTATCGCCAATAATGGAGAGCGGCTTTCCAGGAAGCCTGGTGGAAGCGTAACGTGCCGGTATAACGACAATAAACCCTGTCTTAGGCATACTTATCCAGCTCCTCAGCGGATACCTTTCGAGCCTCTCCCTCAAGCATGACAGGTATATCGTCACGAACTGGGTAAGCCAGCTTGTCGAAGCGACAAATTAATTCCTGCTCGTCTTTGTTAAACAAAAGTTCGCCTTTGCATAGCGGACAAACTAAAACATCTATCAATTTATGATTCATAAATAGTCTCGTTTATTGCAACAACTGTAATATCTTACTCTTAACAAGCTTCTCGCAATCTTCAGTTAAAACAGTATTTACAGGTAAATAATACATTCTCTCATCAGCAAATGTATAGCACTTGACCGCATCCTTCTCTGTCATGATGATAGGACCTTTCAGTCCGTCAAAGTCTGATGCTTCAAATTTGTGATGATCAGGGAAAGCATGGGCGTTTACCTTGTAACCTTCGCTGATAAGCGTATCAAAAAATCTTCCAGGGTTTCCAATCGCTGCCACTGCATCTATGTGCTGGCCGATATCAGTACTTGAATTTGCAAGTGACTTTATAGGCTGCGGCTTTAAGCCCATATCTTTGCCATTAACGATGGTGATATCTACGTTTCGTAGACGAGACGGTGGTTCGCGCAACGGCCCCATCGGCATTAACCAGCCATTACCCAGCCTTCTACTGCTATCAATGACTGCAATTTCTAGATCTCGCTGTAAGGAATAGTGCTGTAAACCGTCGTCGCAAAGAATGATATCGCATCCTAACTCGACCAGTTTAGCTGCACCTCTGCTACGGATGGGGTCAACCACGACTGTTGCTTTGGTTCGATGGTAGATAAGGTAAGGTTCATCACCGCATTGTCGGGGTTGAAGCTCATTCGATACAAGCAGAGGATAATCAGAGCTGGAGCCACCATAGCCGCGAGTAACCAGACCAGGCTTATACCCTTCACCTGCTAACCATTCGATTAAATATATAGACAGCGGGGTTTTCCCCGTCCCGCCAACATTTATGTTGCCCACTACCACAACAGGACGCGAAATCCGAGTCGATTTGAACCAACCGACTTTGTAAAAAGTTTGTCTCAGCCAAACGATAACCCTAAGGAAGAGTTGTAACGGTAGAAACAACCATAGCCACCAAGCAGTAGGCTTATACCAAAGACGCTCAAAGAATTGTTGACTCGCGGAAACCGCCATTGGTCACTCACTGAACTGCATTTGTTGTAATCGAGTGTACTCACCGTTTTGGGCCATTAGTTCATCATGCGAACCCGACTCAACGATACGTCCTTCTTTAACGACTAGAATTTTATCAGCATTTTCAATAGTGGATAATCGGTGAGCCACAACGATGGTTGTTCGGCCAACCATTAAAGCTTCTAAGGCTTTTTGAATATGCCGTTCGGATTCAGTATCTAAGGCAGATGTAGCCTCATCGAGGATCAAAATCGGCGCATCTTTTAGCATCGCTCTGGCGATGGCCACACGCTGTCTTTGTCCTCCGGACAACATAAAGCCGTTATCACCCACCTGCGTATCAAGTTGCTGAGGAAGTTGTTCAATAAACTCCCAGGCATAAGCATTTTTAGCTGCCTTTATGATTTCTTCATCGGTTGCGTCGTCCAGTCGACCATAAGCTATATTGTGGCGAATGGTGTTATTAAACAATACGACATTCTGCGAGACCGTTGCAATTTGCTGTCTGAGAGATGAAAGCGTTAATTCTTCTATTGGAATATCATCAACTTTAATTTGACCCGACTCAGGATTGTATAAGCGTTGGATCAAACTGGCTATGGTACTCTTGCCGCTTCCGGAGCGGCCAACCAGCGCTATACTTTGACCTGGTTCGGCAATGAAGCTAACCTCCCTGAGAATAGCTTTATCGGACTCGTAAGCGAAGCTAACGTTCTCAAACGATAGCTTTCCTTTTGCTCGTTCTAATGTTTTAGTGCCCTCATCGGGCTCGTCAGGCAAATCGAGTATTTCAAAGACACTCTGGGCTCCAGCAATACCCCTTTGCAGATGAGTGTTGACGCTACTAATATCACGCATTGGCTTCAGCATTATACCCATCATGGTGATAAATGTGACCAGCTCACCTCCTGACATACGGCCTTCCAGGAGCTCCAGGCTTCCGAAATACATAATTGCAGCGAAGCCGACACCAGCAACAATCTGAATCACTGGAGAGGCGATACCTTTCGTTGCAATTAGCTTCATATCCTGTTGGCGATTACGATTAGCTTTTTTATTAAAATTTTCTATCTCTCGCTTGGCGCCACCAAATATTTTTATAACTTGATTACCCTTGATGGTTTCTTCTGCCGTTTTTGTTACATCACCAACAACATTCTGAATATTGCCGCTGACTTTTTTCAGACGCTTTGCACTTACGTTAATTATCCATGCAATAACTGGAACAACGACAAATAAAAATAAAGTCAGTCGCCAACTGATTAAGGTCAGATAGATCAAGACAAACACAATGGTGCCACCGGTTCTTAATGCAAGGGTAATTGCATCAGAGCTGGCAATGGCTACCTGTTCAGTGTTGAATGTCATGGTAGAGAGGAGATTACCCGGAGCCCGTTCTGAAAAGAACTTTGCTGGCTGCCTGATATACTTTTCGTACAAACTCTGCCTGAAGTCCTGTACTACTTTTCGCCCAACCCAGCCCATGCAGTAGGTTGAAACAAAATTACAAATTCCACGAAGAAATATCGCTCCTAAAATAAATATCGGAGTCTGGACTAATAGAAAGTATCGATCACCTTCTTTGATACCATCATCAATAAGGTACTGGATGGCATTAACAAACGTTGTTTCGATTAAAGCGAAACCAATATTGGCCAATACCCCCATTAGGAATACCCACTTATAACGCTTGGTATACCCTAATAGCCGTTTGTAAATGGCTGTGTTACTTTCTTCTTTTTGATCTGACATTAATGATTTAAAACACTAGTTATTTTTCAGGTTGAGGCTTCTGCGTGGGTAAAGTCAGGTTATTAAAACCTGCTTGCCCTGCCGCATCCATAACCGTGATTACGGATTGGTATGGAGCTTGTGCATCTGCGCTGATTATAACAGGTGTTTTAGTATCTGTGGACGATTCTTTTATGGCTGCTTTAATCGTTTCAACCTTGCGATTTACTAGCCCCTTTCCATCTATATAAATCTCACCTGCCTTGGTAATTCGAACTTCAATGGTGTTGGGCTTTGAGTCCATCATTTCACCGCTCGCCTCAGGGAGCTCTAAGCTAACCTTTGTTTCTTTTTTGAAGCTGGTGGACACCATAAAAAAGATCAATAATAGGAACACCACATCAATTAATGGTGTTAGATTGATCTGAATATCTTCTTTTTTCTTTTTTAACCACATAACTACTTTACGTCGCAATTAGTTAGAGGTGAAAATTTCGCGCTCACCATGAAGCACTTCGACCATCTTTAAAGCTTCTTGCTCCATATCCGCCACCAGCTCTTCTACACGGCGAATGAATAGACGGTGCATAACAAGAGTTGGAATTGCAACGGCCATACCGGCAGCCGTAGTAACCAGAGCTTCTGAGATGCCTCCGGCCAATGCATTAGCGTTACCTACTCCTTCTATTCGCATCACAGTAAAAACCTTAATCATACCGATTACGGTTCCAAGTAATCCAAGGAGGGGAGCAACAAGTGCAATTGAGCCCAGCATATTCAAATAGCGCTCTAACCTTACGACAACAGCCCTGCCCGCTTCATCGATACTGGCTTTCATCGCCTCTCGTCCATACTGGTGATTAAGCAGACCAGCGGTTAGCACTTCGCCCAGCTCGGAGCTGGCTTTCAGCTCTCGCATTTTTTCTTTATCAAACTGCCCCTGTTTAATCCAGGTCCATACCTGTGCTACCAAGTGCTTAGGCAGAATGCGCTCTCTTTTTAGCGCCCAAAAACGCTCTACAATAATACCGACAGCAACAAGTGAGCATATGGCGATGGGAAGCATTGTCCAGCCACCGGCCTTCAATAAATCAAATAGTGTGCCAGTCGATGTTGCTACCAGTGCAGAAGAAATCGATGTTACAGAAATTACCATTATCCCCATTACCTCAATGCGTTTAAATTTTTTACTTATGCGCCAAAACGCTTAAAAACTGTTTAAATATTAGTCATTTATTGTTTGTTTTAACAATTTATTGTGCAGCAGCCGGTGGATAAGAGCAAGAACTTATTGGCATCAACTGTGAACGAGTCCACCGCTTTATTGTTTTTTATTAATTCTCGGTTAAAGAGCATGGGGCCTCCCTCCACAGCTTACTCTCCTGTCGTAGAAAGCGGTAATCCAGTGTGTTCAGATTTATGAGAAGCTGGCCCAGACAGCCAGTGTCTAGAAGTTCAGGCTCAAATAATTGATAACGCTTAAGAACAGTGGCATTGGGTAGGCGGTAGCGACTGTACCTCTCAGTAGGAAATATGACCATTTTGGGGTTAACCATTTTTATCAAAGGGTAACTTGAGGAACTCTTGCTTCCGTGATGAGGGGCAATCAGAATATCTGCATTCAACTCTTGTCCGAATAGCTCTGCCAACCGATATTCAGTGCTTTTTTCAATGTCACCGGTCAAAAGTATAGAGACTCTGTCATTGTTAACTGTAGTGCTGGAAACTTTCAAAACGCAAGAGTCATTATTTCTGCCGGGGGTACTTCCCTGTGGATGGATGAATTCAAGATTGAAACGACCAACTTTTGTCTTAATTCCGGAACGACAAGGCTCATAGCCGGGGATACTCCCTTTTTCCTGAAACCATGAACCGGCGTAGACCTTATCCACGGGTAAAGTAGTTAAAATTTCACCTGCACCGCCAGAATGGTCATTATCCCTATGACTTAAAATTAAAACATCCAGCTGCTCCACCCCTCTCTTTTGCAAACTTGGATAAACATAGCTTTCAAAAGCCGAAAAGTTTTCATTGCCATACCCAGTATCATAA
This window harbors:
- a CDS encoding MotA/TolQ/ExbB proton channel family protein — encoded protein: MVISVTSISSALVATSTGTLFDLLKAGGWTMLPIAICSLVAVGIIVERFWALKRERILPKHLVAQVWTWIKQGQFDKEKMRELKASSELGEVLTAGLLNHQYGREAMKASIDEAGRAVVVRLERYLNMLGSIALVAPLLGLLGTVIGMIKVFTVMRIEGVGNANALAGGISEALVTTAAGMAVAIPTLVMHRLFIRRVEELVADMEQEALKMVEVLHGEREIFTSN
- the msbA gene encoding lipid A export permease/ATP-binding protein MsbA — encoded protein: MSDQKEESNTAIYKRLLGYTKRYKWVFLMGVLANIGFALIETTFVNAIQYLIDDGIKEGDRYFLLVQTPIFILGAIFLRGICNFVSTYCMGWVGRKVVQDFRQSLYEKYIRQPAKFFSERAPGNLLSTMTFNTEQVAIASSDAITLALRTGGTIVFVLIYLTLISWRLTLFLFVVVPVIAWIINVSAKRLKKVSGNIQNVVGDVTKTAEETIKGNQVIKIFGGAKREIENFNKKANRNRQQDMKLIATKGIASPVIQIVAGVGFAAIMYFGSLELLEGRMSGGELVTFITMMGIMLKPMRDISSVNTHLQRGIAGAQSVFEILDLPDEPDEGTKTLERAKGKLSFENVSFAYESDKAILREVSFIAEPGQSIALVGRSGSGKSTIASLIQRLYNPESGQIKVDDIPIEELTLSSLRQQIATVSQNVVLFNNTIRHNIAYGRLDDATDEEIIKAAKNAYAWEFIEQLPQQLDTQVGDNGFMLSGGQRQRVAIARAMLKDAPILILDEATSALDTESERHIQKALEALMVGRTTIVVAHRLSTIENADKILVVKEGRIVESGSHDELMAQNGEYTRLQQMQFSE
- a CDS encoding ExbD/TolR family protein translates to MWLKKKKEDIQINLTPLIDVVFLLLIFFMVSTSFKKETKVSLELPEASGEMMDSKPNTIEVRITKAGEIYIDGKGLVNRKVETIKAAIKESSTDTKTPVIISADAQAPYQSVITVMDAAGQAGFNNLTLPTQKPQPEK